Below is a genomic region from Brucella sp. BE17.
AATATCCTTCGTGTCGCCATTTCGCTATTCCAGCCTTCTTTGGGCCATAGGACTAAGCATGGCAGTCTTTGGTGAGGCGCCGGATATCTATACGGTCATCGGTTCGCTGCTGGTTGTCGGTAGCGGTATCTATATGGTTTATCGGGAAAACAGCCTGAACAAACGAGAAAGAAACAAAAGCACTCTCGCCTCCATTCCGACCGGCATAGGCCCGAAATGATATTGCTAAACAAAGATTTTGCAGGGGCGATCATCGCAGGTGGTCGATCAAGCCGAATGCAGAATAACGGCATAGCGGGAGACAAATTTCTCCAGCCGCTTGGTTCCAGTCCTGTCATTGCACATGTCGCCAAGCGGCTGAAACCACAGGTTAACCGGCTTTTCATCAATGCAAATGGCAATCCCGCACGCCTGGCAGCACTCGACCTTTCAATCGTTGCCGATAATTACAATAGGCATGGCGGCCCCTTGCCCGGCATATTGACAGCCTTGAATGAGGCGAGAGGTTTTCCGTGGCTGGTGACAGCCGCTGCCGACACACCCTTTCTGCCGCATGATCTGGTGACAAGACTCATCCAGCATCAACTAAAAACAGGCTTTGACATCGTATTGGCAAGTTCTGCGGACCGCGTTCATCCGCTTTTCGGTCTGTGGCGGACCAGCCTGGTCCCTCGGCTGAAAGACTGGCTCTCAACATGCGATAAGGCAAGTGTGCTTGCTTTTGCATGTTTCAACGGTTTTGAGGCCGTAGACTTTCCGTTTCAGACAACCCAAGATGGATCGGAACACTATGATCCGTTTTTCAATATCAACCGTCCCGAGGACCTCGTCACGGCGCGGCGGCTTAATGGGGTGATTGCATGACGCAAAAACTCTTCGGCATTACCGGCTGGAAAAATTCCGGCAAGACCACAATGACCGAAAAATTGCTGCGATGCCTCACCGAGCGCGGCTACCGCATCGCCACCATCAAACATGCCCATCATGATTTCGATATCGATCATGAGAACACGGATTCCTGGCGGCATCGCAAGGCAGGAGCCGCCGAGGTCGCCATCGTCTCGCAACGGCGTTTCGCCATCATGCACGAAAATCTGGATCAGCCTGAGCCAACCTTGCAAGAAATCGTGGCCCGGCTCTCACCCTGCGATCTTGTTCTGGTTGAAGGCTACAAGCGGGAATCACACAAAAAACTAGAACTGCGCCGAACCGGAGGTCATGACGGTCCGCCACTGGCAGCCGATGATCCGGCAATAGTGGCGATTGCCAGTGATTATCCAAGTGATTATCCACAAGCCGAGTGCACACTTCCGACATTCAGCATCGATGCTATCGAGGAAATCGCAGACTTTATCGAAGAGCAGATGGCACTTTGAGGATTGCGTAAATTAATTGCGCGCCCCTCTTGTATTCGAGTGAAAACTTGTAGGAATATCAGTACTCGACTGGATGAAAGAGGCAAGCATGCGAAAAAATATTGCGCATGTTCGCCAGAACCATCTATTGGTAGCTTAAGGGGGCCTGCTACCAGACGCTGATCTGCGGCGAAAGGAATACCCCACAGGTGGCTGAACCAGAACAACAATCAGGGAACCAGCCGGATTTAAAACGAGAGGATTTGAAATGCGCGTTTTAAAGCGTATCGTTACGGCAGCCTCGGTGGCAACCATCGCCGTCATGGCGGGCAACATGACCATTACCGCAGCTAAGGCTCAGGAGCCTCTGAAAATCACCATTGGTACGGAAGGTGCCTATCCGCCCTTCAACTTCATCAAGCCGGACGGAACACTGGCAGGGTTCGAGATCGATATTGCCAATGCGCTTTGTGATGAGATGAAGGCACAATGCACTTTCGTCACACAGGAATGGGACGGGACTATCCCCGCGCTTCAGGCCGGCAAATTCGACGCCTTCATGGCGTCCATGTCGATCACGGAAGAGCGCAAGAAGCAGGTTGATTTCTCGAACAAATATTACAATACGCCTCCCGGTATCGCAGCACCGAAGGATACCGACATCAAGGGCGTGACCAAGGAAGACCTGGCGGGTAAAACAATCGGCGTTCAGGGTTCGACAACCCACGCCAATTATTCGGAAAAGACTTTTACCGACAGCACGATCAAAACCTACCCAACGGCGGAAGAATATCGCCTTGATCTGGCAAACGGACGTCTTGATGCAGTCAATGACGATGTGGTCACACTGAACGAATGGCTGGATTCACCCGATGGCGCATGTTGCAAATTGGTCGGCACGTTCTCTCCGGTCACAGAGATTCACGGTCCGGGCGTCGGCGTCGCTTTCAAGAAGGGCAGTAGCGATCTGATCGAGAAGTTCAATACTGCGATCAAGGCGATCCGTGCGAATGGAAAATATAAGGTAATCAACGATAAATATTTCGATTTCGACGCTTATGGTGCCGAAGACTGATTTTTCATGAAATGTCTGCGCCGGTCTGCAATTTGCTGACCGGCGCATATTGTTTACGGCAGCAGCCTGGCTATTTTTATCAAAGATTGTCCTGGCCCATCTTGCCCAGATAAAGAAAAAGGCGATGGAAAATTACGCCACTTTGTTGAGTTTCGGCCCCGGGGGCTGGGGCTTCAGTATCGCCTGGGGACTTTTGGTCACCATCAGTCTTGCACTGGCGACCCTGCCGGTCGGCCTTGCGCTTGGTTTTCTTGTAGCCCTTGGTAAGCGATCGCAAGAGCCGTCCTTACGACTGGCCGCAAACATCTACACCACCATTTTCCGTGGCCTGCCTGAACTTCTCACACTGTTTCTGGTCTATTTCGGTGCATCGCTGGGATTACAGAAATTGCTGGCGCTGTTCGATATCAATGCCAATATTGAGATCAACGCGTTTGCAGCGGGTATGGTGGCGCTGGGTTTCGTGTTCTCGTCTTATTCGAGTGAAGTGTTTCTGTCGGCTTTTCGCGCTATTCCCAACGGTCAGTATGAAGGCGGTTATGCGGTTGGGCTCACGCGCACGCTCACCATGCGCAAGGTCATTTTTCCGCAACTGATCCGCATTGCCCTGCCCGGTCTGGCCAATCTCTGGCTGGTGCTTTTGAAAGACACCTCGCTTGTCTCGGTCATCACGCTGTCCGACATCATGCGTCAAACACAGATTGCGGCCCGCGTGACCAAGGAGCCGTTTCTTTTCTTCGGCTTTGCCTGCTTGCTCTATCTGGCGCTGGCGATCATTTCGTCCTATTTCATCAACCGCATTGCCCGATGGGCTGATGCGGGCAATCAAAATGCCCGGGGTGCATGACGATGCGCAAAGCTGTCACAAGCCCCGATACAACTATGCTTCCCCCACCAGAAATCAGGCGCTGGACCGGCGCGAGGATTGCGGGCCATCTTATCGTTGCGGTCTGGCTACTGCTTTTTGCGGGGCTTGCGCTTTATCTTTATAACGTCTGGCGTGTTGATCTTTTCGAGACCTATGCACCGCGTTACTGGTCCGGCTTGCTGATCACCCTGCAACTGGTGATAATTTCAATCCTCGTCGGGGCGATCCTGTCATTGCCGGTCACGGCCATGCGCATGTCAAAAAACCGTTTATTGCGAGCCATAGCCTTCGGTTACGTCTATTTCTTTCGTGGTACACCGCTTCTGGCCCAGACCTTCCTGATCTATTACGGATTTGGCACATTTCGGCCATTTCTGGACAGCATTGGTCTTTGGGTGTTCTTCCGCGATGCGTGGAGCTGCGCACTGATTGCCTTCTCGCTCAATACGTCCGCCTACCAAGCGGAAATTCTGCGTGGTGCTATCCAGAGCGTGACTGCCGGTCAATGGGAAGGTGCTGCAGCGCTTGGCCTTTCCAAACGCGTCACTTTCTGGAAGATCATTCTTCCACAGGCCTTGATCGTGGCGCTGCGCCCCTATGGCAACGAAATCATCCTGATGATCAAGGGATCGGCCATTGTCGCCATCATCACCGTGCTCGACCTTATGGGAGAAACAAGACGCGCCTATTCACGCACCTTTGATTTCCAGACATACCTGTGGGCCGCTGTCATCTATCTGCTGATCGTGGAAATGCTGCGTCATATCTGGGATTATCTGGAGCGCCGTCTGACGCGCCATCTCGCCAGATGAGTTAACCCTATATCGTTCCGGTTGGTCTTGCGACTTCCCGGAACGATCTGTTTAATGCACGAAGCATTTATTTCATCATAAAGGCTGGGTCATGCTGAAAATCTGGGGCCGTCAGAATTCGTCCAATGTCAAAAAAGTGCTGTGGGCAGCACAGGAACTGAACCTCGATTACCAGCGCTTCGATCTCGGCGGGCATTTCGGCGGTCTCGATAATCCCGATTTTCTGAAATGCAATCCAAACGGCCTCGTGCCTCTACTCGAAGACGGTGAGACGGTTCTGTGGGAATCCAATACTATCGTCCGCTATCTCGCTGCCGTTTATGGCAAGGGTAGCCTATGGATTGACGACCCGGCACAACGTGCCCAGGCTGAAAAATGGATGGATTGGGCATCGACAACGTTGGTCAATGATTTCCGCGATGTCATTCAACATCTGGTGCGATTGCCAGATGAAAAGCGTGATCCGGCAATCGCACGCCGTGCCGCCGAAGGATTGGCGCGTTCCATGACGATTGCGGAAAACGCGCTTTCCGAAGCACCATGGTTCTCAGGCCAGTCTTTGGGCATTGGCGATATTCCGCTCGGCGTCATCGCCTATGGCTGGTTTGGCCTATCCATCGAGCGGCCCTCCCTGCCCCGACTGGAAGACTGGTATCATCGCCTTCAGGCGCGCCCTACCTATCGTTCGACAATTATGATCCCGATCACATGAGCAAGCCTTAATGGCACTGCCTGGTTCGGAGCCACACTTTCGTGATTTATGACTGGAGGATTAAACCTATGACGACCACTGCAAAAGTAGCCTTTCTCGGTCTTGGTGTGATGGGCTACCCGATGGCAGGCCACCTCAGAACCAAGGGGGGGCACGAGGTCACGGTCTATAATCGCACGCTCAAGAAGGCTGAAAAATGGGCGGCGGAATTTGGCGGCAGTTTTGCGCCAACGCCAGCGGAAACCGCACGTGATGCCGATTTCATCTTTGCCTGTGTCGGTAATGATGACGATCTTCGATCCATCACGCTTGGTGCTGACGGGGCATTTTCCACGATGAAGAAAGACGCAATCTTTATCGACAACACGACCGCTTCCGCAGAAGTGGCGCGCGAACTCGCCGCTGAAGCCGAAAAGCGCGGCTTTCATTTCATCGACGCGCCTGTTTCCGGTGGGCAGACTGGCGCTGAAAATGGTGTTTTGAGTGTTATGGTCGGTGCATCGGAGCCCGTCTTTGAGCGCGCCAAACCGGTGATCGACGCCTATGCCCGCTCCATAGGACTGATGGGACCGGTCGGATCGGGGCAATTGGCCAAGATGGTCAACCAGATCTGCATTGCCGGTCTTGTGCAGGGATTGGCCGAAGGCATCCACTTCGGCAAGCGAGCGGGTCTCGACATCGAGAAACTGATTTCGGTCATTTCCAAGGGCGCTGCCGGATCGTGGCAGATGGAAAACCGCTCGCCTACGATGAATGAAGGCAAATATGATTTCGGCTTTGCGGTCGACTGGATGCGCAAGGATCTTGGCATTTGTCTTGATGAAGCCAATCGCAACGGCGCGGTTCTGCCGGTAACAGCACTTGTCGACCAGTTTTACAAGGAAGTGCAGCTTAACGGCGGCGGCCGCTGGGATACGTCCTCGCTTTTGTCGCGACTGGAAAAATAGTCATAAACGTCGATTGATATCACAAAACAAAACCCCGGAAGACCAACCGTTCTCCGGGGGGTTTTTTATATTGGTTATTTTACCGGATCGCGGCTCCCGATACCCAGCAACTGATAAAGCAGCAATGCGGCAAATGTCGATGTTCCAATACCGCCGATGCTGAAACTGCCGATTGTGAGGGTAAAATCACCGGCACCAAAGATCAACGCGACACCGACCGTGAACAGATTGCGCGGGTCAGAAAAATCGACATTGTTGATCACCCAGATACGCGCCATGGCCGAAGCAATCAGGCCAAACACCGATACGGCAAGACCAGCCAGCACGGGTGCGGGAATCGTCTGCAAAATCGCACCGAATTTTGGTGACAGGCTGAGAGCGATGGCGATAACGGCTGCAATGACGAAAATCAGCGTTGAATAGACTTTGGTCATGGCCATGACGCCGATATTTTCAGCGTAAGTCGTAACGCCCGTGCCGCCGCCGGAACCCGAAATCATGGTCGCAACACCATCCGCGAAAAAGCCGCGTCCGATGTAGCGGTCCATATTCTGCCCGGTTATGGAGCCGAGCGCCTTGATATGTCCAAGGTTTTCCGCAACCAGAACAATCGCCACTGGTGCAATCAGCGTGATGGCTGACCAGTTGAATTCCGGTGCCACAAAATGCGGCAGGCCGAACCATGCAGCATTTTTCACAGTGGTAAAATCGATACCCGGCAAAAGCGAAAACACATTGCCAAACAAAAGCACGAGGCAATAGCCAATGGCGAGCGCAATGAGAACCGAAAAGCGCTTCGTGCCTTTGGGACCATAAGCAGACACCAGCGCCATGCTTAAAACCGTCAGCAGGGCAACCGTGATATGTGCGCCGCTGCCTTTCAGCTGCCCAACGGCGACGGGTGCCAGGTTAAGGCCGATGGAAACACCAATAGCACCCGTGACGACCGGAGGCATCAGCCTTTCCACCCAGCCTGAACCGACGCCCATCACGATAAGGCCGATCACAGCATAAAGCGCACCACAGGCGATAATGCCGCCAAGCGCCAGACCAATATTTGGGTTGGGTCCGCTACCGCCATAGCCGGTAACCGCAATGACCACAGCAATGAAGGCAAAGGAAGAACCAAGATAACTCGGCACACGACCGCCGGTTATCAGGAAAAACAAAAGCGTACCGATACCGGAGAAAAAGATCGCAAGATTGGGATCAAAGCCCATCAGCAGGGGCG
It encodes:
- the mobA gene encoding molybdenum cofactor guanylyltransferase MobA produces the protein MLNKDFAGAIIAGGRSSRMQNNGIAGDKFLQPLGSSPVIAHVAKRLKPQVNRLFINANGNPARLAALDLSIVADNYNRHGGPLPGILTALNEARGFPWLVTAAADTPFLPHDLVTRLIQHQLKTGFDIVLASSADRVHPLFGLWRTSLVPRLKDWLSTCDKASVLAFACFNGFEAVDFPFQTTQDGSEHYDPFFNINRPEDLVTARRLNGVIA
- the mobB gene encoding molybdopterin-guanine dinucleotide biosynthesis protein B, whose amino-acid sequence is MTQKLFGITGWKNSGKTTMTEKLLRCLTERGYRIATIKHAHHDFDIDHENTDSWRHRKAGAAEVAIVSQRRFAIMHENLDQPEPTLQEIVARLSPCDLVLVEGYKRESHKKLELRRTGGHDGPPLAADDPAIVAIASDYPSDYPQAECTLPTFSIDAIEEIADFIEEQMAL
- a CDS encoding ABC transporter substrate-binding protein, with the protein product MRVLKRIVTAASVATIAVMAGNMTITAAKAQEPLKITIGTEGAYPPFNFIKPDGTLAGFEIDIANALCDEMKAQCTFVTQEWDGTIPALQAGKFDAFMASMSITEERKKQVDFSNKYYNTPPGIAAPKDTDIKGVTKEDLAGKTIGVQGSTTHANYSEKTFTDSTIKTYPTAEEYRLDLANGRLDAVNDDVVTLNEWLDSPDGACCKLVGTFSPVTEIHGPGVGVAFKKGSSDLIEKFNTAIKAIRANGKYKVINDKYFDFDAYGAED
- a CDS encoding ABC transporter permease; protein product: MENYATLLSFGPGGWGFSIAWGLLVTISLALATLPVGLALGFLVALGKRSQEPSLRLAANIYTTIFRGLPELLTLFLVYFGASLGLQKLLALFDINANIEINAFAAGMVALGFVFSSYSSEVFLSAFRAIPNGQYEGGYAVGLTRTLTMRKVIFPQLIRIALPGLANLWLVLLKDTSLVSVITLSDIMRQTQIAARVTKEPFLFFGFACLLYLALAIISSYFINRIARWADAGNQNARGA
- a CDS encoding ABC transporter permease — translated: MRKAVTSPDTTMLPPPEIRRWTGARIAGHLIVAVWLLLFAGLALYLYNVWRVDLFETYAPRYWSGLLITLQLVIISILVGAILSLPVTAMRMSKNRLLRAIAFGYVYFFRGTPLLAQTFLIYYGFGTFRPFLDSIGLWVFFRDAWSCALIAFSLNTSAYQAEILRGAIQSVTAGQWEGAAALGLSKRVTFWKIILPQALIVALRPYGNEIILMIKGSAIVAIITVLDLMGETRRAYSRTFDFQTYLWAAVIYLLIVEMLRHIWDYLERRLTRHLAR
- a CDS encoding glutathione S-transferase; its protein translation is MLKIWGRQNSSNVKKVLWAAQELNLDYQRFDLGGHFGGLDNPDFLKCNPNGLVPLLEDGETVLWESNTIVRYLAAVYGKGSLWIDDPAQRAQAEKWMDWASTTLVNDFRDVIQHLVRLPDEKRDPAIARRAAEGLARSMTIAENALSEAPWFSGQSLGIGDIPLGVIAYGWFGLSIERPSLPRLEDWYHRLQARPTYRSTIMIPIT
- a CDS encoding NAD(P)-dependent oxidoreductase, whose translation is MTTTAKVAFLGLGVMGYPMAGHLRTKGGHEVTVYNRTLKKAEKWAAEFGGSFAPTPAETARDADFIFACVGNDDDLRSITLGADGAFSTMKKDAIFIDNTTASAEVARELAAEAEKRGFHFIDAPVSGGQTGAENGVLSVMVGASEPVFERAKPVIDAYARSIGLMGPVGSGQLAKMVNQICIAGLVQGLAEGIHFGKRAGLDIEKLISVISKGAAGSWQMENRSPTMNEGKYDFGFAVDWMRKDLGICLDEANRNGAVLPVTALVDQFYKEVQLNGGGRWDTSSLLSRLEK
- a CDS encoding solute carrier family 23 protein; the protein is MSYFPQWKLSEKNAVVLPDERLPTSMAIPMGVQHLLAMSGSTIVAPLLMGFDPNLAIFFSGIGTLLFFLITGGRVPSYLGSSFAFIAVVIAVTGYGGSGPNPNIGLALGGIIACGALYAVIGLIVMGVGSGWVERLMPPVVTGAIGVSIGLNLAPVAVGQLKGSGAHITVALLTVLSMALVSAYGPKGTKRFSVLIALAIGYCLVLLFGNVFSLLPGIDFTTVKNAAWFGLPHFVAPEFNWSAITLIAPVAIVLVAENLGHIKALGSITGQNMDRYIGRGFFADGVATMISGSGGGTGVTTYAENIGVMAMTKVYSTLIFVIAAVIAIALSLSPKFGAILQTIPAPVLAGLAVSVFGLIASAMARIWVINNVDFSDPRNLFTVGVALIFGAGDFTLTIGSFSIGGIGTSTFAALLLYQLLGIGSRDPVK